A region of Myxococcus stipitatus DSM 14675 DNA encodes the following proteins:
- a CDS encoding efflux RND transporter periplasmic adaptor subunit has protein sequence MNAYTHLSVLLATTLLLTGCSEKKDTTRPDAPPPAARSGKDDHDHEEGESHGKPEGDAHGDEGHEEVITLTPEAARSAGLELARAESKPLVNGISVPARITFTQGGVAKVASRVPGRIDTLAVSLGQKVKKGQVLGHLDSPELGQARADYLSAAIKARVAEANFRRESDLLAKGITSEREMREAESAFVTAQAERNAADGRLHALGMSDADIATLRANEHYSSRFPAVSPIAGTVVEIQGTVGQAVEPTTSLFTVADLSELWVLLDISESQLSRVRTGQSVELTVQALPGQRFTGQVSHIGDLVDEKTRTIPVRVVVANTEGALKPGMFAQAELATTSTLPQAPQETARLVVPREAVQTVGAKQVVFIPSGEHRFQPVEVRTGASSSREVEVLSGLEAGASVVAKGAFILKSELSKESMGEGHSH, from the coding sequence ATGAACGCGTACACGCATCTGTCCGTCCTGTTGGCCACCACCCTGCTGCTGACGGGTTGCTCCGAGAAGAAAGACACCACGCGCCCGGACGCCCCCCCGCCCGCGGCCCGCTCCGGCAAGGATGACCACGACCACGAGGAGGGTGAGTCCCACGGCAAGCCCGAGGGCGACGCCCACGGTGACGAAGGACACGAGGAGGTCATCACCCTCACCCCCGAGGCCGCCCGCTCCGCGGGGCTGGAGTTGGCGCGCGCCGAGTCCAAGCCGCTGGTCAACGGCATCAGCGTCCCGGCTCGCATCACCTTCACGCAAGGCGGCGTCGCCAAGGTCGCCTCGCGCGTCCCTGGGCGCATCGACACGCTCGCCGTGTCGCTGGGCCAGAAGGTGAAGAAGGGCCAGGTGCTGGGACACCTGGACAGTCCGGAGCTGGGCCAGGCCCGCGCGGACTACCTCTCCGCGGCCATCAAGGCGCGCGTGGCGGAGGCCAACTTCCGCCGCGAGTCGGACCTGCTCGCCAAGGGCATCACCAGCGAGCGGGAGATGCGCGAGGCGGAGAGCGCCTTCGTCACCGCGCAGGCGGAGCGCAACGCGGCGGACGGGCGACTGCACGCGCTGGGCATGTCCGACGCGGACATCGCCACGCTGCGCGCCAACGAGCACTACAGCTCGCGCTTCCCCGCCGTCAGCCCCATCGCCGGCACGGTGGTGGAGATTCAAGGCACCGTGGGCCAGGCGGTGGAGCCCACCACCTCGCTCTTCACCGTGGCGGACCTCTCCGAGCTGTGGGTGCTGCTGGACATCAGCGAGAGCCAGCTGTCGCGCGTCCGCACGGGCCAGTCCGTGGAGCTCACCGTGCAGGCGCTCCCCGGCCAGCGCTTCACCGGCCAGGTGAGCCACATCGGCGACCTCGTCGATGAGAAGACGCGCACCATCCCCGTCCGCGTGGTGGTGGCCAACACCGAGGGGGCCCTCAAGCCCGGCATGTTCGCGCAGGCGGAGCTCGCCACCACGTCCACGCTCCCTCAGGCGCCCCAGGAGACCGCGCGGCTGGTGGTCCCCCGCGAAGCGGTGCAGACGGTGGGGGCGAAGCAGGTCGTCTTCATCCCCTCGGGTGAGCACCGGTTCCAGCCGGTGGAGGTCCGCACGGGCGCCAGCTCCTCACGCGAGGTGGAGGTGCTCTCGGGGCTCGAAGCGGGTGCGTCCGTCGTCGCGAAGGGCGCGTTCATCCTCAAGTCCGAGCTCTCCAAGGAGAGCATGGGCGAAGGCCACTCTCACTAG
- a CDS encoding TolC family protein has product MSVLFPSLRLGSLLLLVATPALAARPLTMEQSVALALERSPRLIAQKAEVASAQALLSGASLLAQTNPELQAAVGPRFRGAESTLIDVNVGISQQLELFGQRGARKDAATASVAASRARMAALQVDLAAEVREAFGKALAVEQELLLAQDALALAEEGRQAAEERLKAGAASRIEVNTARVELGRAQKERARAEQQRTQTLAELRLLLGVEADEELSPQGALPTEAAAPPALAELLRQATAQRADLKAATAEVEAAEAEVRLARKEALPRPSLGISYGREEGNDIIQGTLGIDLPLFNRNQAGKGLSSARERAARETLAATQRFVRSEVELAFHRYRTAQAGAAVFGGDVLAALQENLKLVTEAYRAGKVDFLQLLIIRREALTARLGYIEALEELNTAEAQLKKVVGAIQ; this is encoded by the coding sequence GTGAGCGTCCTGTTCCCATCCCTTCGACTCGGCAGCCTGCTCCTGCTCGTCGCCACGCCGGCCCTCGCGGCCCGCCCGCTGACGATGGAGCAATCCGTTGCACTCGCCCTTGAACGCAGCCCTCGACTCATCGCCCAGAAGGCCGAAGTGGCCTCGGCCCAGGCCCTGCTCTCCGGGGCCTCACTCCTCGCCCAGACGAACCCGGAGCTCCAGGCCGCCGTCGGCCCGCGCTTCCGGGGCGCGGAGAGCACCCTCATCGACGTCAACGTCGGCATCAGCCAGCAGCTGGAGCTCTTCGGTCAGCGAGGTGCCCGCAAGGACGCCGCGACAGCCAGCGTCGCCGCCAGTCGCGCGCGCATGGCGGCCCTCCAGGTGGACCTCGCCGCCGAGGTCCGTGAGGCCTTCGGCAAGGCCCTGGCCGTCGAGCAGGAGCTCCTGCTCGCCCAGGACGCCCTCGCGCTCGCGGAGGAGGGACGCCAGGCCGCCGAGGAGCGGCTGAAGGCCGGCGCCGCCTCGCGCATCGAAGTGAACACCGCGCGGGTGGAGCTGGGCCGCGCCCAGAAGGAGCGGGCCCGCGCCGAGCAGCAGCGCACGCAGACCCTGGCGGAGCTGCGGCTCCTGCTGGGCGTCGAGGCCGACGAGGAGCTCTCCCCCCAGGGCGCGCTCCCCACCGAGGCCGCGGCTCCGCCCGCGCTCGCCGAGCTCCTGCGGCAGGCCACCGCGCAGCGCGCGGACCTGAAGGCAGCCACGGCCGAAGTGGAGGCCGCGGAGGCGGAGGTGCGGCTCGCCCGGAAGGAAGCCCTGCCCCGCCCCAGCCTCGGCATCAGCTACGGCCGGGAGGAAGGCAACGACATCATCCAGGGGACGCTCGGCATCGACCTGCCCCTCTTCAATCGCAACCAGGCCGGCAAGGGCCTCAGCTCCGCCAGGGAGCGCGCGGCACGGGAGACCCTCGCCGCCACCCAGCGCTTCGTCCGCTCCGAGGTGGAGCTGGCCTTCCATCGCTATCGCACCGCGCAGGCCGGCGCGGCCGTCTTCGGAGGCGACGTGCTGGCCGCGCTTCAAGAGAACCTGAAGCTCGTCACCGAGGCGTACCGCGCCGGCAAGGTCGACTTCCTCCAATTGCTCATCATCCGGCGCGAAGCCCTCACCGCACGCCTTGGCTACATCGAAGCGCTCGAGGAGCTGAACACCGCGGAAGCCCAACTCAAGAAGGTCGTGGGAGCCATTCAATGA
- a CDS encoding cation diffusion facilitator family transporter, which translates to MSGSHNHAAPTHGKAFAVGIGLNLAFVAVEATFGFLSDSLALLADAGHNLSDILGLVLAWGASVLARRKPTERHTYGLRSSSILAALLNGLLLLVAVGGIAWEAIRRLGEPAPVASGTVMLVAGVGIVINTATALMFWKGRKNDLNIRGAFLHMAADAGVSLAVVLAGALIYFTGWLWLDPVVTLLIAALIFFSTWGLLKDSVNLALHAVPENIDMGAVRERLSKAPGVAQVHDLHVWAMSTTEAALTAHLVVRDAQVNDQLVSQLKKRLHDEFGIHHVTLQLEAVTLSDCCQLAPM; encoded by the coding sequence ATGTCCGGCTCCCACAATCACGCAGCTCCCACCCACGGCAAGGCCTTCGCCGTGGGCATCGGCCTCAACCTGGCCTTCGTCGCCGTGGAGGCCACCTTCGGCTTCCTCTCCGACTCGCTCGCCCTGCTCGCGGATGCAGGCCACAACCTGAGCGACATCCTCGGGCTGGTGCTCGCCTGGGGCGCCAGCGTCCTGGCCCGCCGCAAGCCGACCGAGCGCCACACCTACGGCCTGCGCAGCTCCTCCATCCTCGCCGCCCTGCTCAATGGCTTGCTGCTCCTGGTCGCCGTGGGAGGCATTGCGTGGGAGGCCATCCGCCGGCTCGGTGAGCCCGCCCCCGTCGCCAGCGGCACCGTCATGTTGGTGGCCGGCGTCGGTATCGTCATCAACACCGCCACCGCGCTCATGTTCTGGAAGGGCCGCAAGAACGACCTCAACATCCGAGGCGCCTTCCTCCACATGGCCGCCGACGCGGGCGTGTCGCTCGCCGTCGTCCTGGCTGGCGCGCTCATCTACTTCACCGGCTGGCTGTGGCTGGACCCCGTGGTGACGCTCCTCATCGCCGCCCTCATCTTCTTCAGCACGTGGGGCCTCTTGAAGGACTCGGTCAACCTGGCGCTGCATGCGGTGCCGGAGAACATCGACATGGGCGCGGTGCGGGAGCGACTCAGCAAGGCGCCCGGAGTCGCGCAGGTGCATGACCTGCACGTGTGGGCCATGAGCACGACCGAGGCCGCGCTCACCGCCCACCTCGTCGTCCGCGATGCCCAGGTGAACGACCAACTGGTGAGCCAGTTGAAGAAGCGGCTGCATGACGAGTTCGGTATCCACCACGTCACGCTGCAACTCGAAGCAGTCACCCTGTCGGACTGCTGCCAGCTCGCTCCCATGTAG